From the genome of Gemmatimonas phototrophica, one region includes:
- the solA gene encoding N-methyl-L-tryptophan oxidase, which translates to MSGPLDVIIVGAGGMGSAAAYHLSARGLRVLVLEQFEPGHTWGSSHGLTRIIRLAYFEHPSYVPLLRRAFALWRDLQQGLGEPLLHVTGGLDVGWAGSEVFEGSLRSCREHELPHELLDARALAARFPGWVPAENTLAVYQPDAGFLTPERCIAAHTARAVEAGATIRYQEKVLAIETDSTGVTVHTDQGRYSAGQLILSAGPWMADLAPVLAPVLSPERQVLGWFDIAQPAHFAPDRFPVFVLDAEEGRYYGFPEYDVPGFKIGCYHHHAERVHPDTMARDVTSADEVTLRRAVARYFPDANGAMRRSTTCLFTNTPDEHFIIDRAPGEPHILLVSPCSGHGFKFCSVVGEICADLIAHHHTPHDIGLFRLDRFAGREMSR; encoded by the coding sequence ATGTCCGGCCCCCTTGATGTGATCATCGTCGGCGCAGGAGGGATGGGGAGCGCCGCCGCTTATCATCTGTCTGCACGTGGACTCCGGGTGCTGGTACTGGAGCAGTTCGAGCCCGGTCATACCTGGGGCTCTTCCCATGGACTCACCCGCATCATCCGTCTGGCCTATTTCGAACACCCGTCGTACGTGCCCTTGTTACGTCGGGCATTTGCTCTGTGGCGCGATCTTCAGCAGGGGCTCGGTGAGCCGCTGTTGCATGTGACGGGCGGGCTCGACGTTGGTTGGGCTGGCAGTGAGGTGTTTGAGGGCTCGCTCCGAAGCTGCCGGGAACATGAGCTCCCTCACGAGCTGCTTGATGCGCGCGCCCTTGCCGCACGGTTTCCAGGGTGGGTGCCGGCAGAGAATACCCTTGCGGTCTACCAGCCCGACGCGGGTTTTCTCACGCCCGAGCGATGCATTGCTGCGCATACCGCGCGAGCGGTCGAGGCGGGTGCCACCATTCGCTATCAGGAGAAGGTGCTCGCCATCGAGACCGACAGCACCGGCGTCACGGTGCATACAGACCAAGGGCGGTACAGCGCCGGCCAACTCATTCTTTCTGCTGGTCCATGGATGGCCGACCTCGCGCCCGTGCTTGCCCCGGTACTCTCCCCCGAACGTCAGGTTCTGGGATGGTTCGACATCGCGCAGCCCGCACACTTTGCCCCAGACCGCTTTCCGGTGTTTGTGCTCGATGCCGAGGAAGGACGCTATTACGGGTTCCCCGAGTATGACGTGCCCGGTTTCAAGATCGGCTGCTATCACCACCATGCCGAACGGGTGCACCCCGATACGATGGCGCGTGATGTCACGTCAGCCGATGAAGTCACGCTGCGCCGAGCGGTCGCACGGTACTTCCCGGACGCCAACGGAGCGATGCGCCGCAGTACGACGTGCCTGTTCACCAATACGCCCGACGAACACTTCATCATTGACCGGGCGCCGGGGGAGCCGCACATCCTGCTCGTTTCGCCCTGTTCGGGGCATGGGTTCAAGTTCTGCTCTGTCGTCGGTGAAATTTGTGCGGATCTGATTGCGCACCATCATACGCCGCACGATATCGGCCTGTTCCGCTTGGATCGATTTGCCGGCCGGGAGATGTCCCGCTGA
- a CDS encoding N-acyl-D-amino-acid deacylase family protein, whose amino-acid sequence MAAAIASTSVPLAAQSFDVVLKGGTIIDGTGAPAQRLDVALQNGRIVAVAPSIRSTGVPVVDATGLVVAPGFIDPHAHISTIAQQPDAENFLRQGITTIFNSLHSLDQPYPLGAFLDTLRVAPNTMWTAGHTWARKRVMGTQNRAATAAELDSMRGLVARAMDDGAFGLGTGLEYIPAIYAPPEEIVALAQTARRRGSLYVTHLRDEGAALEYALAEAMDVGRRSGQPVHVSHLKSTGKANWGKSTAVLAGFDTLNARGMRVSFDVYPYAAYSTYSDVLFPGWVLADNQDSVTARLGNPRLMERIRREMRSIFEAQTGGTAASVRFRTLPSAPQFVGKTLADYLAAKGLPLSLDAAIDALIAMQRAGGFTATVEAMSEQDIEAFLRHDVAMVSTDGDLVTPGKGFPHPRSYGAFPRVLAHYVGQRRLMPLEAAIAKMTSVPARTLGLTDRGVIRPGAIADLVLFTPATFADKATFTDPHHYAEGVVHLFINGQAVIRDGQLTGARPGRPIRRAP is encoded by the coding sequence ATGGCTGCCGCCATCGCGTCGACGTCTGTCCCGCTGGCCGCACAGTCATTCGACGTGGTGCTCAAGGGCGGAACGATCATTGATGGCACCGGTGCGCCGGCGCAGCGGTTGGATGTGGCCCTTCAGAACGGGCGCATCGTAGCGGTGGCGCCCAGCATCAGGTCGACGGGTGTACCAGTGGTCGATGCCACCGGACTGGTGGTCGCGCCGGGGTTCATTGACCCCCACGCCCACATCAGTACCATCGCGCAGCAGCCGGACGCGGAGAACTTTCTGCGTCAGGGGATCACGACCATTTTCAATTCGCTGCACAGCCTCGACCAGCCATACCCGTTGGGGGCCTTTCTCGATACGCTGCGTGTGGCCCCCAACACCATGTGGACCGCGGGGCACACCTGGGCTCGCAAGCGCGTCATGGGCACGCAGAACCGCGCGGCAACAGCAGCGGAGCTCGACAGCATGCGGGGGCTCGTAGCGCGCGCTATGGATGACGGGGCGTTCGGCCTGGGGACCGGGCTGGAGTACATCCCGGCCATCTATGCGCCCCCCGAGGAGATTGTGGCGCTGGCGCAGACTGCTCGGCGGCGTGGGTCGCTCTACGTGACGCACCTGCGCGACGAAGGGGCGGCCCTTGAGTATGCACTGGCCGAGGCCATGGATGTTGGCCGGCGCAGCGGGCAGCCGGTGCATGTGAGTCATCTCAAAAGCACCGGCAAGGCCAACTGGGGAAAGAGTACGGCGGTACTCGCCGGCTTTGATACCCTTAACGCGCGCGGGATGCGCGTCTCCTTTGACGTGTATCCGTACGCGGCTTACAGCACGTATTCCGATGTGCTGTTCCCCGGCTGGGTGCTCGCTGACAATCAGGACTCGGTCACCGCTCGGCTGGGCAACCCACGGTTGATGGAGCGCATCCGCCGGGAGATGCGCTCCATTTTTGAGGCCCAGACCGGTGGCACGGCGGCGAGTGTTCGTTTTCGGACGTTGCCGTCCGCGCCGCAGTTTGTGGGAAAGACGCTGGCTGACTACCTGGCGGCCAAGGGTTTGCCGTTATCTCTCGACGCCGCAATAGATGCCCTGATTGCCATGCAGCGTGCGGGCGGGTTTACCGCCACGGTGGAGGCGATGAGTGAACAGGACATCGAGGCCTTTTTGCGTCACGACGTGGCCATGGTCTCTACCGATGGCGATCTGGTCACGCCGGGCAAGGGATTTCCGCACCCCCGCAGCTATGGGGCGTTTCCCCGGGTCCTTGCGCACTACGTTGGTCAGCGTCGCCTCATGCCCCTCGAGGCCGCCATTGCCAAAATGACCTCGGTGCCGGCCCGCACGCTCGGCCTGACCGATCGCGGTGTCATTCGACCAGGGGCGATCGCAGACCTGGTGCTGTTCACCCCCGCCACCTTTGCGGACAAAGCCACGTTTACCGATCCGCATCACTATGCGGAGGGAGTGGTTCATCTGTTCATCAACGGACAGGCCGTGATACGCGACGGGCAACTCACGGGAGCGCGCCCGGGGCGCCCCATACGACGGGCGCCCTGA
- a CDS encoding DinB family protein has protein sequence MNSGYARTLVDYHDWARDRMLEAVLALGDDEDNCALGSSFPSVRDTLRHTFGAEVVWLCRWQGESLTW, from the coding sequence ATGAATTCCGGCTACGCCCGCACCCTCGTGGACTATCACGACTGGGCGCGTGACCGCATGCTCGAGGCGGTTCTCGCGCTCGGTGACGATGAGGATAACTGCGCCTTGGGGAGTTCATTTCCGTCGGTGCGCGACACCTTGCGGCACACGTTCGGAGCTGAGGTGGTGTGGCTCTGCCGTTGGCAGGGAGAGTCGCTCACTTGGTGA
- a CDS encoding serine hydrolase, whose amino-acid sequence MIARLVALMAMTLMAVPLQAQRTVAFTTTEGTWMSLDVAPDGRQLVFELLGDLYALPMAGGEARAILSGSAFQSQPRFSPDGRLLAFISDASGSDNVWVASADGSGARAVSSVPRALMLSPAWSADGRSIFVTVLEGRSADVWRYDLETGGGAKVIANANGPPAPLVSSPGPGPYAAHASRDGRFLYYTAVTPRPYGSRLGASSTIMRRDLASGIDEPLVLQEPTAMSPVLSHNGRWLAYAAQSRGKTGLRLRDLAAETERWLVWPLDRNELESRASRDVMPGYAFTPDDSAVVMAFGGHIHRLDVATGADRLVSFRAAVRAELPETLRATRRISEDSVRGRFAQQPAIAANGQVAYSMFGTLYVAPTGTAAPRALPTGPSRAFMPAWSPDGQWLAYVTWGPAGGALYKVRVRGGAPMRLTTDSAYWIDPVWSPDGSALYALRAPLSTARVQPLPVPTDAMVMRVSANGGAAQPIMRAAGMRHPHFSSDTSRLWFSGPAGLVSYTTGGKDRQAHARVGGLAGPAGSPLLADMRISPDGQSVAFLAGDRVWSAPLPPRSSAEAVVINIASARDESGPTATAVAWSGQGNTVAWVTGATLHQRNVRATTAATSRSLHVSVPRRTVRGTTVLRGARVITMKGDEILPNADLVVINSRIAAIGARGQVAIPAAARIYDVSGKTIMPGIVDIHAHWQYRRELLEPEAPSMYANLAYGVTTVRDPQTSADIFAYADLIEAQGLASPRVFSTGPGVFAETDFRSLDDVRLTLKRYRDEYGTHLIKSYMVGNRQQRQWVVQASRELGLLPTTEGGADTKMDLTHALDGFFGNEHAFPNAPLHDDVVQLIARSGMHYTPTLIVSFGAALPIYRLLAQERPFDEPRLARFFPRSELYQRTATRMLAFASEDYNDRETSAGATAILKAGGQVALGGHGEMQGLQVHWEMRLLAQGGMTPHEVLRVATLNSAKAIGLDADIGSLEVGKLADLVVLDRDPLADIRNSVSVRSVMKGGVLYDAESLDQVAPVKTPLPTPWWHADVPTAGGATFNEAAIDAIAREETERQRIPGMAVAIVRGDRVLMAKGYGLANIEQQKPVTSETMFLSGSLGKMFTAAGIMALVEDGRVALDSSVRTYLPAAPASWQGIKIRHLLSHTGGIPDYTSESLDYRRDVTEAQLASMAFALTPEFPPGSRWNYSNTGYVLLGIVMSTVTGRPYWEFLRTRIFDPAGMSSVRINTEAEIVAHRASGYRVVNGSFAHQEWISPSLNTTADGSLLISLRDLIAWNAVVRNHRVLSAASWEQMLSPVRLTSGNRQGYGFGWFVESLNGQRVLQHGGSWQGFRTQLSRYEGSDVAIVVLTNSNTNLPPVITARLAGAVDSSLIKAPLPTVPLPDASPNVTAYLTTVLAKIARGALELGDFEFVRTTLVPRMRTVYARLLEPMGALQALELLATGQEGDDRTFVYRARYTTGSVQVNVSIGPGGRMTNLLLSPMP is encoded by the coding sequence ATGATCGCTCGTCTCGTCGCCCTGATGGCCATGACCCTGATGGCCGTGCCATTGCAGGCGCAGCGTACCGTTGCCTTCACCACGACCGAAGGCACTTGGATGTCGCTTGATGTGGCGCCTGATGGTCGTCAGCTGGTCTTCGAATTGCTCGGAGATCTCTATGCGCTCCCCATGGCTGGAGGTGAGGCTCGCGCCATCCTTTCGGGCAGTGCCTTTCAATCCCAGCCACGCTTCTCCCCCGATGGACGACTGCTGGCGTTCATCAGCGATGCCTCGGGCAGTGACAACGTGTGGGTTGCCTCGGCCGATGGGTCAGGGGCCCGCGCCGTCAGTTCGGTGCCGCGCGCGTTGATGCTGTCTCCAGCCTGGAGTGCGGATGGGCGTTCGATCTTTGTCACGGTGCTCGAGGGAAGATCGGCCGATGTGTGGCGCTATGATCTCGAAACCGGTGGTGGGGCCAAGGTCATTGCGAACGCCAATGGCCCACCAGCGCCGCTCGTGTCGTCGCCTGGCCCCGGCCCCTATGCGGCCCATGCGTCCCGCGACGGGCGGTTCCTCTACTACACCGCCGTCACGCCGCGCCCGTACGGCAGTCGGCTCGGCGCGTCCAGCACGATCATGCGGCGTGATCTGGCCAGTGGCATTGATGAACCACTGGTGCTGCAGGAGCCCACGGCCATGTCACCGGTGCTGTCGCACAATGGGCGGTGGCTCGCGTATGCGGCACAAAGTCGCGGCAAAACCGGTTTGCGCCTGCGCGACCTTGCGGCCGAGACGGAACGTTGGCTGGTGTGGCCACTGGACCGGAATGAACTGGAGTCGCGCGCCTCTCGCGACGTCATGCCGGGGTACGCGTTTACTCCTGACGACAGCGCCGTGGTAATGGCCTTCGGTGGGCACATTCATCGCCTTGATGTGGCCACGGGCGCCGACCGTCTTGTGTCGTTTCGGGCAGCGGTGCGGGCCGAGTTGCCCGAAACGCTGCGCGCAACGCGGCGCATATCTGAAGACTCGGTACGTGGGCGTTTTGCCCAACAGCCTGCCATCGCTGCAAATGGTCAGGTGGCGTATTCAATGTTCGGCACGCTGTATGTCGCTCCGACGGGTACTGCGGCACCGCGTGCGCTGCCCACGGGGCCATCACGAGCGTTCATGCCCGCGTGGTCCCCCGATGGGCAATGGCTGGCGTATGTAACGTGGGGGCCAGCTGGCGGAGCGCTGTACAAGGTACGCGTACGCGGAGGTGCCCCGATGCGCCTGACCACCGACAGCGCGTATTGGATTGACCCCGTCTGGAGCCCGGACGGGAGCGCGCTGTATGCGTTGCGGGCGCCGCTCAGTACGGCACGGGTACAGCCACTGCCGGTACCTACAGACGCCATGGTCATGCGTGTGAGTGCCAATGGCGGCGCGGCGCAGCCCATCATGCGCGCTGCGGGCATGCGTCACCCGCATTTCTCCTCTGATACGTCCCGCCTCTGGTTCAGTGGTCCCGCCGGTCTGGTGTCGTATACGACAGGTGGAAAGGACAGGCAGGCGCACGCGCGCGTGGGTGGACTCGCCGGGCCCGCCGGGTCGCCATTGCTCGCCGATATGCGAATCAGCCCCGATGGACAGTCGGTCGCGTTCCTCGCGGGTGACCGAGTCTGGTCTGCACCGCTTCCGCCACGGAGCAGTGCCGAGGCCGTGGTCATCAACATCGCGTCGGCGCGCGATGAATCGGGGCCAACGGCAACGGCGGTGGCGTGGAGCGGACAGGGGAATACCGTGGCGTGGGTAACCGGTGCCACGCTGCACCAGCGAAATGTACGAGCCACCACCGCTGCCACCTCGCGGTCGTTGCATGTGTCAGTGCCTCGCCGTACCGTGCGGGGCACCACGGTTTTGCGGGGAGCACGCGTTATCACCATGAAGGGGGATGAGATTCTGCCGAACGCGGATCTCGTGGTGATCAACAGTCGTATCGCGGCAATTGGCGCGCGTGGACAGGTCGCCATACCGGCCGCCGCGCGCATCTACGATGTGAGTGGCAAGACCATCATGCCTGGCATTGTGGATATTCACGCCCATTGGCAGTACCGGCGCGAACTGCTGGAGCCGGAGGCGCCGTCGATGTACGCCAATCTGGCCTATGGCGTGACCACAGTGCGTGATCCGCAAACGAGCGCCGACATTTTTGCCTATGCCGATCTCATTGAGGCGCAGGGGCTGGCCAGTCCGCGAGTTTTTTCAACGGGGCCCGGCGTCTTTGCCGAGACGGACTTCCGTTCGCTCGATGACGTACGGCTCACCTTGAAGCGCTACCGGGATGAGTACGGCACCCACCTGATCAAGAGCTACATGGTGGGCAACCGGCAGCAGCGACAGTGGGTGGTGCAGGCCAGTCGGGAGCTGGGGCTACTGCCGACCACCGAGGGCGGGGCCGACACCAAAATGGATCTTACGCACGCGCTCGATGGCTTCTTCGGGAATGAGCATGCGTTCCCCAACGCGCCGTTGCATGACGATGTGGTGCAGCTGATTGCTCGGAGCGGCATGCACTACACGCCCACGCTCATCGTGTCGTTTGGGGCCGCGCTCCCCATCTATCGCCTGCTGGCACAGGAACGGCCCTTCGACGAACCGCGGCTCGCGCGCTTCTTTCCGCGCAGTGAGTTGTATCAGCGCACGGCCACCCGCATGCTGGCCTTTGCCAGCGAAGACTACAACGACCGGGAAACGTCGGCCGGTGCGACCGCCATTCTCAAGGCGGGCGGGCAAGTGGCACTTGGGGGCCACGGAGAAATGCAGGGGCTTCAGGTCCACTGGGAAATGCGACTGTTGGCGCAGGGCGGGATGACCCCCCACGAGGTGCTGCGCGTGGCCACGCTCAACAGCGCGAAGGCCATTGGGCTTGATGCGGACATTGGGAGTCTCGAGGTGGGCAAGCTTGCGGACCTCGTGGTTCTTGATCGTGATCCATTGGCCGACATTCGCAATTCGGTGTCGGTACGCTCGGTGATGAAAGGCGGCGTGCTCTACGACGCGGAATCCCTCGATCAGGTGGCTCCGGTCAAGACCCCGTTGCCCACACCGTGGTGGCACGCCGATGTCCCCACCGCCGGCGGTGCGACGTTCAACGAAGCGGCCATTGACGCCATCGCGCGGGAGGAGACGGAGCGTCAGCGCATCCCGGGGATGGCGGTCGCCATCGTGCGCGGTGACCGCGTACTGATGGCCAAGGGGTATGGTCTCGCCAACATCGAGCAGCAGAAGCCTGTGACGAGTGAAACGATGTTTCTCTCCGGGTCGCTAGGCAAGATGTTCACAGCGGCGGGGATCATGGCGCTGGTAGAGGACGGGCGCGTGGCGCTCGACTCATCGGTGCGAACATATCTGCCTGCCGCGCCCGCCTCGTGGCAGGGCATAAAAATCCGGCATCTCCTGTCGCATACCGGCGGCATTCCGGATTACACCAGCGAGTCACTCGACTACCGGCGCGATGTCACTGAAGCGCAGCTGGCCAGCATGGCCTTTGCACTGACGCCGGAGTTTCCCCCGGGCAGCCGGTGGAACTACTCCAACACCGGCTACGTGCTGCTGGGTATTGTCATGAGCACCGTCACCGGGCGTCCCTACTGGGAATTCCTGCGTACGCGCATCTTTGACCCGGCAGGTATGTCTTCGGTGCGCATCAACACGGAAGCGGAAATCGTGGCGCATCGCGCCTCGGGATACCGCGTGGTCAACGGAAGCTTCGCCCATCAGGAATGGATTTCCCCGTCGTTGAACACCACGGCTGATGGTTCACTGCTCATAAGCTTGCGCGACCTCATCGCCTGGAACGCCGTGGTACGCAACCATCGCGTGCTCTCCGCCGCCAGTTGGGAGCAGATGCTCTCGCCGGTCCGCCTCACCAGCGGGAACCGCCAGGGGTACGGTTTTGGCTGGTTCGTGGAATCGCTCAACGGACAGCGTGTGTTGCAGCACGGGGGGTCGTGGCAGGGATTCCGCACGCAATTGTCCCGCTACGAAGGAAGCGATGTGGCCATCGTTGTGCTTACGAACTCCAACACCAACCTCCCGCCGGTCATTACCGCACGTTTGGCTGGTGCGGTGGATTCTTCCCTGATCAAGGCGCCGCTGCCAACGGTGCCGCTGCCCGATGCCTCGCCGAATGTGACGGCGTATCTCACCACGGTGCTGGCCAAAATCGCCCGTGGCGCACTGGAGCTCGGAGATTTTGAGTTCGTGCGCACCACACTGGTGCCGCGCATGCGGACGGTCTACGCACGCCTTCTGGAGCCCATGGGGGCGCTGCAGGCGCTGGAGCTGTTGGCGACCGGGCAGGAGGGAGACGATCGTACGTTCGTGTATCGGGCGCGCTACACCACGGGCTCGGTACAGGTGAACGTCAGCATCGGGCCTGGCGGGCGAATGACCAATCTGCTGCTCTCTCCCATGCCGTGA
- a CDS encoding WD40/YVTN/BNR-like repeat-containing protein produces the protein MIRPLCFLVVLAATTPTLLAQNAQPAAPSTDSIFKPLKWRSIGPFRGGRSNTSTGVVSNPRTYYMGTTGGGVWKTDNMGISWRNISDGFFTTGTIGAIAVAQSDPNVVYVGTGEHAIRGVMSHSGDGVYRSTDAGKTWKKIGLTDTRHISRIVVHPNNPDVVFVAAQGTLYGPSAERGIFKSTDGGVTWKKVLFVDQRTGAAELSMDATNPRIMYAAMWEHGRLPWQVISGGPGSGLYKSTDAGETWVKMSDGLPDKMGKMAIAVNPSNPEKVYALIESESEGNDRGLYVSNNAGKSWSKVSSEPQLVQRAWYYIELFVDPKNENRIYVLSAPALRSDDGGKTWSELSGVHGDYHDMWINPTAPDNFIISDDGGAVITFDGGKSFSSQTGQPTGQFYRISVDNQFPYRIYAGQQDNSSVAIASRELASGGITTDSWRPSAGGESAFLAFDPTNPRYVLGGSYQGTIEVLDTRASASTKIMAAPIQYLGRDAKDMKYRYNWNAPIIWSKHEPNVYYHGAQLLLKTSDLGQSWEAVSPDLTRNEKEKQGKPGVPYTNEAVGAENYGTLAYITESPHERGVIWTGSDDGLVHLTRDGGKTWKNVTPKGLAECLINTIEVSPFNKGTAYIATTRYKFNDHAPGLYKTTDYGATWTKIDRGIPAGAFTRVVREDEGRRDLLFAGTELGLYVSWNGGLDWAPFQLNLPVTPITDLKVHQGNLIAATSGRAFWILDDLAVLRQYKKEATALHAYQPAPAYLVNGGSALNSSDADVTGTDTFTGVNPANGVVFYYQLPEIKKSDVVTLDIADASGRLIRSFSSVKDTTFTKWDGGPPGEPTLSTTTGLNRFVWDMRNATMPGVPGVYIEASYRGHKVLPGRYRLTLKLGDRTVTAEAEVRDNPLHTTDAATLAEYDAFMTRVEGEVSRMHGAVNELHEAQEQLSAIVAGLPAGAQYDEVRRDGATLLEKLKAWDSDMVSRKSRAYDDVENFAQKFSANWLFMVNATESDLPRVNKPSRERLTELEPEWAQLRARADTLLNQDIQALNRKLFDRGIGAIRKRKASGPIG, from the coding sequence ATGATCCGTCCTCTCTGCTTCCTGGTGGTCCTCGCGGCCACCACGCCCACGCTCCTGGCGCAGAACGCGCAGCCCGCGGCGCCGTCCACCGATAGCATCTTCAAGCCACTCAAGTGGCGCTCCATCGGCCCATTCCGTGGCGGTCGCTCAAATACCTCCACAGGCGTCGTCAGTAACCCGCGCACCTATTACATGGGAACAACGGGTGGCGGCGTCTGGAAGACCGACAACATGGGGATCAGCTGGCGGAACATTTCTGACGGCTTCTTCACGACCGGTACCATCGGGGCCATTGCGGTGGCCCAGAGCGACCCGAATGTGGTGTATGTCGGCACGGGTGAACACGCCATTCGCGGCGTGATGAGTCACTCGGGTGACGGCGTCTATCGCTCCACCGATGCCGGCAAGACGTGGAAGAAGATTGGTCTCACGGACACGCGACACATCTCGCGCATTGTGGTGCACCCCAACAATCCCGACGTGGTCTTCGTGGCCGCGCAGGGGACGCTCTACGGGCCGTCCGCTGAACGCGGCATCTTCAAGTCCACCGACGGCGGGGTGACCTGGAAAAAGGTGCTGTTCGTTGACCAGCGCACGGGCGCCGCCGAACTGTCCATGGATGCGACCAACCCGCGCATTATGTACGCGGCCATGTGGGAGCACGGACGGCTCCCCTGGCAGGTCATCAGTGGGGGCCCCGGGAGTGGACTCTACAAGTCCACTGATGCCGGCGAGACCTGGGTGAAAATGAGCGACGGACTCCCGGACAAGATGGGAAAAATGGCCATCGCGGTCAACCCGTCCAACCCGGAAAAGGTCTACGCCCTCATCGAAAGCGAATCAGAGGGGAATGACCGTGGCCTGTATGTCTCCAACAATGCCGGCAAGAGCTGGAGCAAGGTGAGCAGCGAGCCACAGCTGGTCCAACGTGCGTGGTACTACATCGAGCTCTTTGTGGACCCGAAGAACGAGAACCGGATCTACGTGCTCAGTGCTCCCGCGCTGCGTTCGGACGATGGAGGCAAGACGTGGAGCGAGCTCTCCGGCGTACACGGCGATTATCACGACATGTGGATCAACCCCACTGCGCCTGACAACTTCATCATCTCCGATGATGGTGGCGCGGTCATCACCTTCGACGGCGGCAAGAGCTTCAGTTCGCAGACCGGGCAACCCACGGGACAGTTCTACCGCATCAGCGTGGACAACCAGTTCCCGTATCGTATCTACGCCGGGCAGCAGGACAATTCGTCTGTGGCAATCGCCAGTCGTGAGCTGGCCAGTGGCGGAATCACTACCGACAGTTGGCGGCCTTCGGCCGGTGGTGAGAGTGCGTTCCTCGCCTTTGATCCCACCAACCCCCGCTATGTCCTGGGCGGCAGCTATCAGGGCACCATCGAAGTGTTGGATACACGGGCATCAGCTTCAACCAAAATCATGGCGGCCCCCATCCAGTACCTCGGTCGCGATGCGAAGGACATGAAGTACCGATACAACTGGAACGCCCCGATCATCTGGAGCAAACACGAACCGAACGTCTACTATCACGGCGCTCAGCTGCTCCTGAAAACGTCCGACCTCGGACAGTCCTGGGAAGCCGTCTCGCCCGACCTGACGCGCAATGAAAAGGAGAAGCAGGGCAAGCCCGGTGTGCCGTACACCAACGAAGCGGTCGGTGCCGAGAACTACGGGACCCTGGCCTACATCACCGAGTCGCCACACGAGCGCGGCGTGATCTGGACGGGGAGTGATGACGGTCTCGTGCATCTCACGCGCGACGGCGGCAAGACCTGGAAGAACGTCACCCCCAAGGGGCTCGCCGAGTGTCTCATCAACACCATTGAGGTGTCGCCGTTCAACAAGGGCACGGCGTACATCGCGACCACGCGATACAAGTTCAACGATCACGCCCCCGGACTCTACAAAACGACGGACTACGGAGCCACGTGGACGAAGATCGACCGCGGCATTCCTGCCGGCGCCTTTACGCGGGTGGTACGCGAAGATGAAGGGCGACGCGACCTGCTGTTTGCCGGTACGGAACTGGGGCTCTACGTCTCGTGGAATGGTGGCCTGGACTGGGCGCCCTTCCAGCTCAACCTCCCCGTCACGCCCATCACCGATCTCAAGGTGCATCAGGGCAATCTGATCGCGGCCACTTCGGGGCGTGCCTTCTGGATCCTCGACGATCTCGCCGTGCTACGCCAGTACAAGAAGGAGGCGACGGCGCTGCACGCGTATCAGCCGGCGCCCGCCTATCTGGTGAACGGTGGGAGCGCCTTGAATTCGTCGGACGCGGACGTCACCGGCACCGACACGTTCACCGGTGTGAACCCCGCCAATGGTGTGGTCTTCTACTATCAGCTGCCCGAGATCAAGAAATCCGATGTGGTGACCCTCGACATCGCCGACGCTTCGGGTCGCCTCATTCGTTCCTTCAGCTCGGTGAAGGACACGACCTTCACCAAGTGGGACGGCGGGCCGCCGGGAGAGCCTACGTTGTCCACCACAACGGGTCTCAATCGATTCGTGTGGGACATGCGGAACGCGACCATGCCGGGCGTGCCAGGGGTGTACATCGAAGCGAGCTACCGAGGGCACAAAGTGCTGCCGGGGCGATACCGTCTGACGCTGAAGTTGGGTGATCGCACGGTAACCGCCGAGGCCGAAGTGCGCGACAATCCGTTGCACACCACCGATGCCGCGACCCTCGCCGAGTACGACGCCTTCATGACGCGGGTGGAAGGCGAAGTATCGCGCATGCATGGCGCGGTCAACGAACTGCATGAAGCGCAGGAGCAGCTGTCGGCAATTGTGGCCGGGCTCCCGGCTGGCGCGCAATACGACGAGGTCCGTCGTGATGGCGCGACGCTGCTGGAGAAGCTCAAAGCGTGGGATAGCGACATGGTGTCGCGAAAGTCTCGCGCCTACGACGACGTGGAGAACTTCGCGCAGAAGTTCTCGGCGAACTGGCTGTTCATGGTGAACGCCACAGAGAGCGACCTCCCGCGGGTGAACAAGCCGTCGCGGGAACGGCTGACCGAACTGGAACCGGAGTGGGCGCAGCTCAGGGCGCGCGCGGACACCCTGCTGAACCAGGATATTCAGGCACTCAACCGCAAGCTGTTCGATCGTGGGATTGGCGCCATCCGAAAGCGGAAGGCCAGCGGCCCGATTGGCTGA